The Glycine soja cultivar W05 chromosome 3, ASM419377v2, whole genome shotgun sequence genome window below encodes:
- the LOC114406505 gene encoding glycine--tRNA ligase, chloroplastic/mitochondrial 2 isoform X3, giving the protein MYVEPSIRPDDSRYGENPNRLQRHTQFQVILKPDPGNSQDLFIRSLSALGIDVTAHDIRFVEDNWESPVLGAWGLGWEIWMDGMEITQFTYFQQAGSLQLSPVSVEITYGLERILMLLQGVDHFKKIKYSDGITYGELFLENEKEMSAYYLEHASVDHVQKHFDFFEEEARSLLSSGLAIPAYDQLLKTSHAFNILDSRGFVGVTERARYFGRMRSLARQCAQLWLKTREMLDFPLGFISEPDHFVLPKEVLEAACEKVHDHSRAFVLEIGTEEMPPQDVVDASKQLKDLLLQLLERQRLNHGEVQAFGTPRRLVVAVENLCTKQAEKEVEVRGPPVSKAFDHEGNPTKAIEGFSRRYSVPLDLVYRKVDGKTEYVYARIKESSRHALEVLSEDLPATIAKISFPKTMRWNSQVMFSRPIRWILALHGDVVVPFMFAGVTSGNLSFGLRNTSSAVIQVESAESYSVSIKNVGINVSVEDRKKIIFEQSNALAESVNGQILIPKGLLDEVVNLVEAPFPVLGKFKETFLDLPKDLLTMVMQKHQKYFAVCDANGQLLPYFVAVANGAIDETTVRKGNEAVLRARYEDAKFFYEMDTRKRFSEFRKQLKNILFHEKLGTMLDKMTRVENMVTKLSCLLDINEDVQQIIRDASSLAMSDLATAVVTEFTSLSGIMGRHYALRDGYSEQIAEALLEITLPRFSGDILPKSDAGIVLAIADRLDSLLGLFTAGCQPSSTNDPFGLRRISYGLVQLLVEKNKNLDFKKALELAADVQSIKVDPHVIDDVHQFVTRRLEQFLVDKGVNAEFVRSILVERANFPCLAAKSAYKMEELSKGNLFPKVVEAYSRPTRIVRGKEDELHMEVDETAFVTNEERVLWSTFLSVKKSVNPGLGIDDFVEISCQLIQPLEDFFNNVFVMVDDDKIRVNRLALLKGIAELPKGIADLTVLPGF; this is encoded by the exons GTATTGATGTTACCGCACATGATATACGGTTTGTGGAAGACAACTGGGAGAGTCCG GTTCTTGGTGCTTGGGGTTTGGGCTGGGAAATCTGGATGGATGGGATGGAGATTACACAATTCACCTACTTTCAGCAG GCTGGAAGTCTCCAGTTATCACCTGTATCTGTAGAAATTACTTATGGCCTTGAGCGTATCCTCATGTTACTGCAG GGGGTTGATCACTTCAAGAAGATCAAATATTCTGATGGAATTACATATGGAGAGTTGTTCTTGGAGAATGA GAAGGAAATGAGTGCATATTACTTGGAGCATGCTAGTGTTGATCacgttcaaaaacattttgattttttcgAGGAGGAAGCTCGTAGCTTACTTTCTTCTGGCCTTGCAATACCTGC GTATGATCAGCTTCTGAAAACATCTCATGCTTTTAATATCCTAGACTCCAGAGGCTTTGTTGGAGTAACAGAGCGTGCTCGATATTTTGGTCGCATGCGTAG TTTAGCTCGCCAGTGTGCACAACTTTGGTTGAAGACAAGAGAGATGCTTGACTTTCCCCTTGGTTTTATCTCTGAACCTGATCATTTTGTATTGCCAAAAGAAGTTTTGGAGGCTGCATGTGAGAAG GTGCATGATCATTCAAGAGCATTTGTTCTTGAAATTGGGACTGAAGAGATGCCACCTCAAGATGTTGTTGATGCAAGCAAGCAA CTGAAAGATTTATTGCTGCAACTGCTTGAACGGCAAAGGTTAAACCATGGTGAAGTGCAAGCTTTTGGCACCCCACGTAGATTAGTG GTTGCTGTTGAAAATCTTTGCACCAAACAGGCAGAAAAGGAGGTTGAAGTTAGAGGTCCTCCTGTTTCAAAAGCATTTGATCATGAGGGAAATCCAACAAAG GCCATTGAGGGTTTTTCTCGTAGATACTCTGTTCCACTTGATCTGGTATACAGAAAGGTTGATG GGAAAACGGAATATGTTTATGCACGTATAAAGGAGTCTTCAAGACATGCTTTGGag GTTTTGTCTGAAGATTTGCCTGCTACTATTGCtaaaatttcatttccaaagaCAATGCGTTGGAATTCTCAG gtTATGTTTAGCAGGCCTATCCGTTGGATTTTGGCCCTGCATGGAGATGTAGTAGTCCCATTTATGTTTGCTGGGGTGACGag TGGAAACTTGTCCTTTGGTCTTCGTAATACTTCTTCAGCTGTTATCCAG GTGGAAAGTGCAGAATCTTATTCagtttcaataaaaaatgtgGGAATCAATGTTTCAGTTGAG GACcgtaagaaaattatttttgagcAATCTAATGCATTAGCAGAAAGTGTAAATGGCCAAATTCTTATTCCAAAAGGTTTGCTTGACGAG gtTGTAAATCTTGTTGAGGCACCTTTTCCCGTGCTTGGAAAGTTTAAGGAAACCTTCTTAGATCTTCCAAAAGATCTTTTGACTATG GTTATGCAAAAGCATCAAAAGTATTTTGCTGTATGTGATGCTAATGGACAATTATTGCCTTATTTTGTTGCT GTTGCAAATGGAGCAATTGATGAGACTACAGTGAGGAAAGGAAATGAAGCTGTGCTCAG GGCTCGCTATGAAGATGCTAAGTTCTTTTATGAGATGGACACTCGTAAAAGGTTTTCAGAATTCCGAAAGCAACTGAAAAACATTCTCTTTCAT GAGAAGCTTGGAACCATGCTGGATAAGATGACTCGTGTTGAAAACATGGTTACTAAACTAAGTTGCCTCCTAGATATCAATGAAGATGTGCAACAAATTATCCGGGATGCTTCCTCACTTGCTATGTCTGATCTTGCCACTGCAGTTGTCACTGAATTTACATCACTTTCAGGAATTATGGGGCGTCATTATGCCCTTAGAGATGGATACTCAGAGCAG ATTGCAGAGGCCTTGCTGGAGATCACACTTCCTAGATTTTCTGGGGACATACTTCCCAAAAGTGATGCTGGCATAGTTTTGGCAATTGCTGATAG ATTAGATAGCCTGCTAGGTTTATTTACTGCTGGTTGTCAACCTAGCTCCACAAATGACCCGTTTGGTCTTCGAAGAATTTCATATGGTCTT GTGCAACTATTGgtggaaaagaataaaaatctaGATTTTAAGAAGGCCCTAGAACTTGCTGCAGATGTCCAGTCCATTAAAGTAGATCCTCATGTAATAGATGAT GTGCATCAATTTGTTACACGAAGATTAGAGCAATTTCTG GTTGACAAGGGGGTGAATGCAGAATTTGTTCGATCGATCCTTGTAGAAAGAGCAAATTTTCCCTGTCTTGCAGCTAAATCAGCGTATAAA ATGGAAGAATTATCTAAAGGGAACCTTTTCCCTAAAGTAGTTGAAGCATACTCCCGGCCAACAAGAATTGTCCGTGGGAAAGAAGATGAACTTCATATGGag GTGGACGAGACTGCTTTTGTGACAAATGAAGAGAGAGTTTTATGGAGCACATTTTTGTCAGTCAAAAAGAGTGTCAAtcctg GTCTTGGCATCGATGATTTTGTAGAAATTTCATGTCAGTTAATACAGCCGCTTGAGGATTTCTTCAATAATGTCTTTGTAATGGTG GACGATGACAAGATCAGAGTAAACAGGTTAGCTCTGCTAAAAGGAATTGCTGAACTCCCTAAAGGAATAGCAGACCTTACTGTTCTGCCAGGATTTTAA